The genomic stretch CCTCGACGGTGTTGGCTTGGCCGCGGGGCGTATTGGAATTGTTTCCGTAACCTGGAACGTAGGGCTTGCCGTTGCGGTAATAAACGGTCGGCGGGGCCGAGTTGCTGTCGTAGCTGTCGCCGACATAGACCTGAGCCTGGACCTGGGCGCTGCCAAGCAAGATCAGAGAAAGGGCAAAAATGAGTGATTTCATAGGCTCTCCCTTCGAACGGTCCCCCCGTGGTGAAGCTTCGACTTTGGGATGAGGAGTTGGGTTAAAGATAGCTTGATTCTCGATGGATGTCACTCGTAGGGCGGGCCTAGCGCCCGCCCGAGGCACGGATCCCCTTGCCGGGCGACCGCAAGGGTCGCCCCTACGATTTCGGCGTCGGGGTGTGAACCGTCGAGGGCTTGCGGGTGACGAGCTCTTTCAAGTCGCCCCAAACTTCCTGGAGGATGTATTTTCGCTCGGTCCTTTGCTTGAGATAGAAGGGGACGATGCAGCCGCAGCGGTCGCAGTCGGCGTCGGCTCCCATCATGCATTGGGCTTTCTTGTTGCCGAGCGGATCGAAGGCATGGCCCTTTTGGAGGAAGATGCAGTTGTCGCCGATCGCCTTGTGGCGTTCTTTCTTCCGCATCAAATTGAGCACTCGCTCGCTGGCGCCGATGAAGTCGCCGTATTTGCTCCGCTTGAGCTCGATGATTCGGTCGATGATCTGATCCTGCTCCTCGAAGGGGATGAAAAGATCGTGCTTCACGCCTTTGACCGGGGTGAAGAAGTCGAAGAGGATGTGCTTGACCTTGGTCTGGGGATGCCACTCCTCGAGCAGGTCTTCCATGCAATCGAGGTTGCGCTTGTTGAGGCAGCAGGCCAGCGAGATGTCGAGGCCGTCGGGAGCCTCGGCGATGGTCTTCTTGATCTTTTGATAGACGCCCTTGCCCCGGATGTCGTCGTGCTTCTCTTCGGTGCCGTCGACCGAGATGTGAAACATGACGTCTTTCCAGTCGGGCAGGCCGTGGGTGCCGTTGGTCACCACGATATTGAACATGAAGTATTTGCGGCCGGTCTCGATCAATTCCTTGCGGAGCAGCGGCTCGCCGCCGACCCAGGTCGCGCTGCGGAAGGGGAAGCCGCCGCGCTTCAACTCTTCGAGCTTGGCCAGCCATTCGTCGGGCTTCAGCTCCTTATCCTGCTCATAGGCGAAGAAATAGCAATGCTTGCAGCGGATGTTGCACTTGTTGGTGACGTCGATCGAAACCACGGCCTTGTCGGGAAAGCCGCGCAGGAAGAAGGCGACTTTGGGGAGGACGTAGCCCTTCCAGAACTTGCGCTTTTGGCCGCGCACGGTCGGGGTCTTGACTTCTTCGATTTTGCGCTCGGGAGCTTCGAGATTTTCGGCGTGTTCCGCCATATTGGCCTCGCAGGTGTTAATGGGCTGGCTTAAGCTTTTGAGACGGCGAAGTCAAGTTCTGTCCACCTTGTCATCCTGAGCGAAGCGAAGGATGACAGCGTTATTTTTTTAAAGAAATCTTCAATGCTTCGCCGAGCGAGCTGGTGAGCGGCGCCTTGGAGTGGGGCTTGCGCTCGTCGGGCTTGGCATCGGCTGCCGAGACCGACGGCTCGTCGCCGCCCATGTCGCGGCGAGTCCGCTTGTAGAGCGGACGCTCGAAAAGCCGGTTATTGTGGGAAGTCCAATCG from bacterium encodes the following:
- a CDS encoding radical SAM protein, whose product is MAEHAENLEAPERKIEEVKTPTVRGQKRKFWKGYVLPKVAFFLRGFPDKAVVSIDVTNKCNIRCKHCYFFAYEQDKELKPDEWLAKLEELKRGGFPFRSATWVGGEPLLRKELIETGRKYFMFNIVVTNGTHGLPDWKDVMFHISVDGTEEKHDDIRGKGVYQKIKKTIAEAPDGLDISLACCLNKRNLDCMEDLLEEWHPQTKVKHILFDFFTPVKGVKHDLFIPFEEQDQIIDRIIELKRSKYGDFIGASERVLNLMRKKERHKAIGDNCIFLQKGHAFDPLGNKKAQCMMGADADCDRCGCIVPFYLKQRTERKYILQEVWGDLKELVTRKPSTVHTPTPKS